A single genomic interval of Desulfatiglans anilini DSM 4660 harbors:
- a CDS encoding GNAT family N-acetyltransferase has protein sequence MAPPDRVFRTTVRPEDRAAVRRIVCSSGFFYQDEVEIAVELVDEALQKGDASGYHFVFAEIDGIVAGYACFGPIPGTGASFDLYWIALDDDFRGRGLGGAVLRFAEERMHAMGGARVYAETSSRPQYEPTRRFYERRGFRLEARLEAFYYPGDDKLIYVKRLLPRADETARQPASLPGPTAAPVC, from the coding sequence ATGGCGCCTCCTGATAGGGTGTTCCGAACGACGGTAAGGCCTGAAGATCGTGCCGCGGTTCGCCGCATCGTGTGCTCGTCCGGCTTTTTTTACCAGGACGAGGTGGAAATCGCCGTCGAACTGGTCGATGAAGCCTTGCAGAAAGGGGATGCGAGCGGCTATCACTTTGTTTTTGCGGAGATCGACGGCATCGTCGCCGGCTATGCGTGCTTCGGACCTATACCGGGCACCGGTGCGAGCTTCGACCTGTATTGGATCGCCCTCGATGACGATTTCCGGGGGCGGGGGCTGGGAGGCGCGGTCCTCCGTTTCGCGGAGGAGCGCATGCACGCTATGGGTGGGGCACGGGTCTATGCCGAGACCTCTTCCAGACCGCAGTACGAACCGACCCGCCGGTTTTATGAAAGGCGGGGATTCCGTCTGGAAGCCCGCCTGGAGGCCTTCTACTATCCAGGTGACGACAAGCTTATCTACGTCAAGCGCCTTTTGCCCCGGGCGGACGAAACCGCCCGTCAGCCCGCTTCTTTGCCGGGTCCGACCGCTGCGCCGGTCTGCTGA
- a CDS encoding histone deacetylase family protein, translating to MFQIRRIYDDIIPIDRKAIDEVQQILRDQFPLLPEREIEELPESLRDPLKHRFRSILFVAAGARSKVKGFALLHHAPDLVFCYLDFISVAKLRTGGGIGGALYERVRDEARSLGSAALFFECLPDDPAVCRDETILKQNAARLRFYERYGARPVVNTLYETPIRPDDPCPPYLVCDLLGGKGPLGRRRVRLIVRAILERKYGDACPQGYIDRVVQSFKDDPVLLRDPKYARTGETQPALPAPAMERRIALVVNDRHALHHVHERGYVESPVRVGAIQRELERMGIFDLKPVRHFSEKRIRAVHDPGFIHYFKRVCTLVQPGESVYPYVFPIRNRARPPRELPVRAGYYCIDTFTPLNRDAYDAAKRAVDCGLTAAEEILKGRRLAYALVRPPGHHAERSVFGGFCYFNTAAIAAHFLSAYGRTAVLDVDYHHGNGTQEIFYDRPDVLTISIHGHPAFAYPYFSGFREERGEGAGEGFNLNFPLEETVEGERYRSVLDKALAAVARFEPHFLIVALGLDTAKGDPTGTWLLGRKDFYRNGRMIGALRLPAIVIQEGGYRIRSLGANARSFFRGLWEGAFGAENSSAGFSPGRPVRKGRFEHGAS from the coding sequence TTGTTTCAAATCCGCCGCATCTACGATGACATCATCCCGATCGATCGCAAGGCCATAGACGAGGTCCAGCAGATCCTCCGGGATCAGTTTCCGCTCCTGCCGGAGCGTGAAATCGAGGAACTGCCTGAGTCCCTTCGGGATCCGCTCAAACACCGTTTCCGATCCATCTTGTTCGTGGCCGCAGGCGCCCGCAGCAAGGTCAAAGGGTTTGCCCTGCTGCACCACGCGCCGGATCTCGTCTTCTGCTATCTCGATTTCATTTCCGTCGCGAAGTTGAGAACGGGGGGAGGGATAGGCGGCGCCCTCTATGAAAGAGTCCGTGACGAGGCCCGTTCACTCGGGTCGGCCGCGCTTTTCTTCGAGTGCCTGCCGGATGACCCCGCGGTCTGCCGCGACGAGACCATCCTCAAACAGAATGCGGCCCGCCTGCGTTTCTACGAGCGCTACGGCGCGCGTCCGGTGGTGAATACGCTTTATGAGACGCCGATCAGGCCGGATGATCCCTGCCCACCCTACCTCGTCTGCGACCTTCTGGGCGGAAAGGGGCCTTTGGGCCGAAGGCGCGTGCGCCTCATCGTACGGGCGATTCTCGAGCGGAAATACGGCGATGCCTGCCCGCAAGGGTATATCGATCGCGTGGTGCAGTCCTTCAAGGACGACCCCGTTCTTCTGCGCGACCCCAAGTATGCCCGCACAGGCGAAACGCAGCCCGCTCTGCCGGCCCCGGCGATGGAAAGGCGGATCGCCCTGGTGGTGAACGACCGGCACGCCCTTCATCATGTGCACGAGCGCGGCTATGTGGAATCCCCGGTCAGGGTCGGAGCCATCCAAAGGGAACTGGAAAGGATGGGCATCTTCGATCTGAAGCCGGTCCGGCACTTTTCCGAGAAGCGCATCAGGGCGGTCCATGATCCAGGTTTCATCCATTATTTCAAAAGGGTATGCACCCTGGTGCAGCCGGGTGAGTCGGTTTACCCCTATGTGTTTCCCATCCGCAACCGGGCCCGCCCGCCCCGGGAACTGCCGGTCAGGGCCGGGTATTATTGCATCGACACCTTCACGCCTCTGAACCGGGATGCCTATGACGCCGCCAAGCGGGCCGTGGATTGCGGTCTGACCGCGGCGGAGGAAATCCTCAAAGGCCGCCGGCTGGCTTACGCCCTGGTGCGTCCGCCCGGCCACCATGCGGAAAGAAGCGTCTTTGGCGGGTTCTGCTACTTCAACACCGCCGCCATCGCGGCGCATTTCCTGAGCGCCTACGGACGGACAGCGGTTCTCGATGTGGACTACCATCACGGCAACGGCACTCAGGAGATCTTCTACGATCGTCCGGACGTTCTGACCATCTCCATTCATGGGCATCCGGCCTTCGCCTATCCGTACTTCAGCGGCTTCAGGGAGGAAAGGGGCGAAGGGGCGGGGGAGGGCTTCAACCTGAACTTCCCCCTCGAGGAGACCGTGGAAGGGGAGCGTTACCGGTCGGTACTCGACAAGGCGCTGGCGGCCGTCGCCAGGTTCGAGCCCCACTTCCTGATCGTAGCCCTCGGGCTCGACACCGCCAAAGGGGATCCCACCGGGACATGGTTGCTCGGGCGCAAGGATTTTTACCGGAACGGCAGGATGATCGGTGCCTTGAGGCTGCCTGCCATCGTCATACAGGAAGGGGGTTACCGGATCCGCTCCCTGGGGGCGAATGCCCGCAGCTTTTTTCGCGGTCTTTGGGAGGGGGCGTTTGGGGCGGAAAACTCGTCGGCAGGGTTCTCGCCAGGCCGCCCTGTAAGAAAAGGCAGGTTTGAGCATGGCGCCTCCTGA
- a CDS encoding D-alanine--D-alanine ligase family protein produces MNGASSNAARRVVILIDRLPPGCAPDQQDALRQAETVSDALSSLGYQPELVEATPNLERLKEDLCLAAPAFVFNLVESLEGRGCFIHLVPALLDRLEIPYTGAGADAVYLTSHKVMAKRIMEAAGIPTPAYCTRESLLRLEDLEVEAFIVKSVWEHASVGLGDDAVVFPRGPRHLLDIMERRRIPLGGMCFAERYIEGREFNLGLLGGDDRPMVLPPAEIRFEDYPPGKARVVDYRAKWDESSFEYAHTQRSFTFDEADARLLERLEAVARACWEAFGLKGYARVDFRVDRDGCPWVLEVNANPCLSPDAGFAAAAAQAGIDRVGVVRRIVADTAVPGRPLG; encoded by the coding sequence GTGAACGGGGCATCGTCTAATGCCGCTCGGCGGGTCGTCATCCTGATCGATCGGCTGCCGCCCGGCTGCGCCCCGGATCAGCAGGACGCCCTTCGGCAGGCGGAAACGGTCTCCGATGCCCTCTCATCCCTCGGGTACCAGCCGGAGCTCGTCGAAGCGACGCCGAATCTCGAAAGGCTGAAGGAGGATCTATGCCTGGCCGCTCCGGCTTTCGTCTTCAACCTGGTTGAATCGCTCGAGGGCCGAGGGTGTTTCATCCATCTGGTTCCGGCGCTCCTGGACAGGCTGGAGATTCCCTATACGGGCGCCGGTGCGGATGCCGTGTACCTGACCTCGCACAAGGTCATGGCGAAACGGATCATGGAGGCAGCGGGGATACCGACCCCCGCCTATTGCACCCGTGAGAGCCTCTTGCGGCTCGAAGATCTGGAAGTGGAGGCCTTCATCGTCAAGTCGGTCTGGGAGCATGCGTCGGTCGGGCTCGGGGACGATGCCGTGGTGTTCCCTCGCGGACCGCGGCATCTGCTTGACATCATGGAGCGGCGCCGCATCCCTCTAGGCGGCATGTGCTTTGCCGAACGGTACATCGAGGGGCGGGAGTTCAACCTCGGGCTTTTGGGAGGCGATGACCGGCCCATGGTGCTTCCGCCTGCCGAGATTCGGTTCGAGGATTATCCCCCGGGCAAGGCGAGGGTGGTGGACTACCGTGCGAAGTGGGATGAATCCTCCTTCGAATATGCCCATACGCAGCGCTCTTTTACGTTTGACGAGGCGGACGCCCGGCTGTTGGAACGCCTGGAGGCCGTTGCCCGTGCGTGTTGGGAGGCCTTCGGTCTCAAAGGGTATGCCAGGGTGGACTTCAGGGTCGACCGGGATGGGTGTCCCTGGGTCCTGGAGGTCAACGCGAACCCGTGTCTTTCGCCCGACGCTGGTTTCGCGGCGGCAGCCGCCCAGGCCGGCATCGATCGGGTGGGCGTCGTGCGCAGGATCGTGGCGGATACCGCTGTGCCCGGGCGTCCTTTGGGGTAG
- a CDS encoding D-alanine--D-alanine ligase family protein — MLIGMTYDLRDRYLALGLDEEETAEFDSEETVAAIESGLRRLGHETERIGNLDDLVRALAGGRRWGMVFNIAEGLYGFGREAQVPALLDGYGIPYTFSDPLVLSLTLHKGMTKRVLRDLGVPTPDFAMVGAEADLKSIALEYPLFAKPVAEGTGKGISALSRIENPAELRSVCLNLIAAFDQPVLVERFLPGREFTVGILGTGDAARVLGVMEVILGGEAEADAYSYENKQKWEERVSYRLAADATALQAGETALRAWRGLGCRDAGRIDLRADALGRPHFIEINPLAGLHPGHSDLPILCRLAGMDYGDLLSGIMDSAAERIPESASAACCTVVPEVRTAQGGAF; from the coding sequence ATGCTGATCGGGATGACCTACGATCTGCGCGATCGTTATTTAGCCCTCGGTCTGGACGAGGAGGAGACGGCGGAGTTCGACTCGGAGGAGACCGTCGCGGCGATCGAGTCCGGGCTTCGGAGGCTCGGCCATGAAACCGAGCGCATTGGCAATCTGGATGATCTGGTCAGGGCACTCGCCGGCGGGCGGCGCTGGGGCATGGTTTTCAATATCGCCGAAGGGCTGTATGGTTTCGGCCGCGAGGCGCAGGTGCCGGCCCTGCTCGATGGTTACGGGATCCCCTACACCTTCTCCGATCCGCTGGTTCTCTCTCTGACCCTGCACAAGGGGATGACCAAACGGGTGCTTCGGGACCTCGGGGTCCCGACCCCGGATTTCGCTATGGTCGGCGCGGAGGCGGATCTGAAGTCTATCGCGCTGGAATACCCCCTTTTCGCCAAACCCGTCGCAGAGGGGACCGGCAAGGGGATCAGCGCCCTTTCCCGCATCGAGAACCCGGCTGAGCTGCGCTCCGTCTGTCTGAACCTGATTGCGGCTTTCGATCAGCCTGTGCTGGTCGAGCGTTTCCTGCCGGGCAGGGAGTTCACCGTCGGCATACTCGGAACGGGGGATGCGGCGCGCGTGCTCGGGGTGATGGAGGTGATCCTCGGGGGCGAGGCCGAAGCGGACGCCTATTCTTACGAGAACAAGCAGAAATGGGAGGAGCGGGTCAGCTACCGTCTGGCGGCGGATGCCACGGCCTTGCAGGCGGGTGAAACAGCTCTCAGGGCTTGGCGCGGATTGGGATGCCGGGATGCGGGGCGCATCGATCTGCGGGCCGATGCGCTTGGCAGGCCGCACTTCATCGAGATAAACCCTCTGGCGGGATTGCACCCCGGGCATTCAGACCTGCCGATCCTCTGCCGGTTGGCCGGCATGGACTATGGAGATCTCCTGAGTGGAATCATGGACTCGGCCGCGGAAAGGATTCCGGAGTCTGCTTCGGCAGCATGCTGCACGGTCGTACCGGAAGTCCGGACGGCCCAGGGCGGGGCTTTTTGA
- a CDS encoding KamA family radical SAM protein, whose protein sequence is MKSEIVLPEEFEPPSSGPALPSLETAGHTLAPAVRLRRVPDASSKRVFHVPRFPENLRTRNFRQRFFPDTTPHEWNDWRWQIQHRYRKVEDLEPVIDLIKEERATQLRGSQLPLAITPYYASLLDGHDPGQGIRRSVVPLRAECVRSPGEAEDPLGEESDSPIRGLVHRYPDRVLFLVTDFCSTYCRYCTRSRMVGHRDGSGLPQSQWEEAIRYIEKTKTIRDVLISGGDPLTLPDEKLAWLLKRLRRIRHVEFLRIGTKVPAVLPQRITPELVRMLKRFHPLWMSIHFTHPAELTQETACACERLANAGIPLGSQTVLLKGINDRVETMKALFQGLLRLRVRPYYLYQCDPILGSSHFRTPVEKGLEIIAGLRGHTSGYAVPTYVIDAPGGGGKIPLLPETVVGWEDGDLVLRNYQSRLFRYPGGPGDPPAEHSTM, encoded by the coding sequence ATGAAAAGCGAGATCGTGTTGCCGGAGGAATTCGAGCCTCCCAGTTCCGGGCCGGCCCTGCCCAGCCTGGAAACCGCTGGGCATACCCTTGCGCCGGCTGTTCGTTTGAGGCGTGTACCGGACGCTTCGTCGAAAAGAGTGTTTCATGTACCCAGATTTCCTGAGAACCTCCGCACCAGGAACTTCCGTCAGCGGTTTTTCCCGGATACCACCCCGCACGAGTGGAACGACTGGCGATGGCAGATCCAGCACCGGTATCGCAAGGTCGAGGACCTGGAACCCGTCATCGACCTGATCAAGGAAGAGCGGGCGACCCAGCTCAGGGGTTCCCAGCTGCCGCTCGCCATTACACCCTACTACGCCAGCCTTCTGGATGGGCACGACCCCGGGCAGGGGATCAGACGTTCCGTGGTGCCGCTGAGAGCGGAATGCGTCCGCTCTCCCGGCGAGGCCGAGGACCCGTTGGGGGAGGAATCCGACAGTCCGATAAGGGGGCTGGTGCATCGATACCCGGACCGGGTGCTTTTCCTGGTGACCGATTTTTGTTCTACCTACTGCCGTTATTGCACACGATCGCGTATGGTCGGTCATCGCGATGGCTCCGGACTTCCGCAGTCTCAGTGGGAAGAAGCCATCCGCTACATCGAAAAGACGAAGACGATCCGCGACGTGCTGATCTCCGGCGGTGATCCCCTGACCCTTCCGGATGAGAAACTGGCCTGGCTCCTCAAGCGGCTGCGCCGCATCCGTCATGTGGAATTCCTCCGGATCGGCACCAAGGTCCCGGCCGTCCTCCCGCAACGGATCACCCCCGAATTGGTCCGGATGCTCAAGCGTTTTCATCCCCTGTGGATGAGCATCCATTTTACGCACCCGGCGGAGTTGACCCAGGAAACGGCCTGTGCCTGCGAGCGGCTCGCCAACGCGGGGATTCCCCTTGGCAGTCAGACGGTGCTTCTGAAGGGGATCAACGACCGGGTCGAGACGATGAAAGCCCTTTTCCAGGGGCTTTTACGGTTGCGGGTGCGCCCTTACTACCTGTACCAGTGCGACCCGATCCTTGGTTCGTCCCACTTCAGGACGCCGGTCGAAAAGGGCCTCGAGATCATTGCGGGGCTGCGCGGCCACACCTCGGGATATGCTGTCCCCACCTATGTCATCGATGCCCCCGGCGGAGGGGGAAAGATTCCCCTGCTGCCCGAGACGGTGGTCGGCTGGGAGGATGGGGACCTGGTGCTCAGAAATTACCAGTCGCGTCTATTCCGTTATCCCGGCGGGCCGGGTGACCCTCCTGCCGAACATTCGACGATGTAA
- a CDS encoding sigma-54 dependent transcriptional regulator, translating into MSDIQSYLVLSKDPALRRQMRSCLPKEGRLDFAHGKAAALELFRKRRHTHLFIDLRVLEEQDQSVDYTQALSPFRGIDPQPVVIVLSAALRNSEDLKAIGAGANYFMTLPITPEKINQVAARFSTTNHAATVEVKRNIIEHAAFSPIIDTRNPVMKGVFEKIHSVALTKSTVLLVGETGTGKGVLARLIHEMSNRREAPFISVHCGAIPDSLLESELFGHEKGAFTGALRKKHGKFELARGGTVFLDEIGTITPAAQVKLLQILQDGTFERIGGEEVLEANVRIVAATNANLEKMCEEGQFRKDLFYRLNVFPIHIPPLRERLEDVPLFVASFLRKLNGLYAKNILSVHPLVIEKFKCHTWPGNIRELENLVERAYILETETELRPKSFPIEMVETQAPAPGHATDTSMTLSQFRRKGLEDIEKFYIRQLLTRHRGRIKDSADSAGITTRQLHKLMTKYGIHKEEFKALHIT; encoded by the coding sequence ATGAGTGACATCCAGTCTTATCTCGTCCTGTCCAAAGACCCGGCGCTCAGGCGGCAGATGCGCTCTTGCCTGCCCAAGGAAGGCAGGCTCGATTTCGCGCATGGAAAGGCTGCAGCGTTGGAATTATTCCGAAAACGGCGGCACACGCACCTGTTTATCGATCTCAGGGTCCTGGAGGAGCAGGACCAATCGGTGGACTACACTCAGGCTCTTTCCCCGTTCCGCGGAATCGACCCCCAGCCTGTGGTCATCGTGCTGTCGGCCGCCTTGCGTAACAGTGAAGATCTGAAGGCCATCGGCGCCGGTGCAAACTATTTCATGACACTCCCCATCACCCCTGAAAAGATCAACCAGGTGGCTGCCAGGTTCAGCACCACCAACCATGCCGCAACGGTTGAGGTCAAACGGAACATCATCGAGCATGCCGCCTTTTCCCCGATCATCGACACCCGAAACCCCGTCATGAAAGGGGTCTTCGAGAAGATACACTCCGTCGCCCTTACGAAAAGCACGGTCCTGCTGGTGGGCGAAACCGGAACCGGCAAAGGCGTCCTTGCCAGGCTTATCCATGAGATGAGCAATCGGAGGGAAGCCCCGTTTATCAGCGTTCATTGCGGCGCCATACCGGATTCCCTGCTCGAGAGCGAGTTGTTCGGACACGAAAAAGGGGCCTTTACAGGTGCCCTGCGCAAGAAGCACGGCAAATTCGAACTGGCGCGGGGAGGGACCGTTTTCCTCGACGAAATCGGGACAATCACCCCCGCGGCTCAGGTTAAACTCCTTCAGATTCTGCAGGATGGGACCTTCGAACGTATCGGAGGCGAGGAGGTGCTCGAGGCCAACGTGAGGATCGTCGCCGCAACCAACGCGAACCTCGAAAAAATGTGTGAAGAAGGACAGTTTCGGAAGGATCTGTTCTACCGCCTGAATGTATTCCCCATCCATATACCTCCACTGCGCGAACGCCTCGAGGATGTCCCTCTGTTCGTCGCCAGTTTCCTGCGCAAACTGAATGGACTTTACGCCAAGAACATCCTCAGTGTTCACCCTCTGGTCATCGAAAAATTCAAATGCCACACCTGGCCCGGAAATATCCGGGAACTGGAGAACCTGGTCGAGAGGGCCTATATCCTCGAAACAGAAACCGAACTGCGCCCCAAAAGTTTCCCGATCGAGATGGTCGAGACGCAGGCGCCGGCCCCCGGCCATGCCACGGACACGTCCATGACATTGTCGCAATTCAGGCGAAAGGGTTTGGAGGATATCGAAAAGTTCTACATCAGGCAACTGCTGACCCGCCACAGAGGACGCATCAAAGATTCAGCGGATTCGGCTGGAATTACAACACGGCAACTGCATAAACTGATGACGAAATACGGTATCCACAAGGAAGAATTCAAAGCGCTTCATATAACCTGA
- a CDS encoding zinc-ribbon domain containing protein: MQDKVLICIQCNNAFVFSVDEQKHFLSMGFDPPRRCPSCRKNKFKESEAKSRKNNKYKKKHFRMKYDEDLGE; encoded by the coding sequence ATGCAAGACAAGGTTCTAATCTGTATTCAGTGCAACAATGCTTTTGTTTTTTCCGTGGACGAGCAGAAGCACTTTCTGAGCATGGGATTCGATCCTCCAAGGCGCTGCCCATCCTGCCGAAAAAACAAGTTCAAGGAATCTGAAGCAAAATCCCGAAAGAACAATAAGTACAAGAAAAAGCATTTTCGCATGAAATATGACGAAGATCTGGGTGAATAA
- a CDS encoding DUF481 domain-containing protein: MLEASKKWIVLLAAGFWILSCEGASADQVRLKNGDQLSGRLISMEKGVLQLETSYAGTIQIDAKEIVCLTAEEKVTVLLQDDQVLIGKLTCPENETVEVEGEQVTTTQPMAITSLKAINPSPKIKSRGDITLGASRSTGNTDTLESNAAARFETRADRQRFTIAGKYNYGETDGVEDKRNALGTMKYDYFMTEKIYLYANTLLENDRFQDLKLRSTLGTGVGYQIFDTEKMALFVEAGPSYINKDFYEAEDESGAAGRWAVGFDWDILPNRVKFFHRHEGYIYDADGGAYYIRSEQGFRLPLLDRFFANFEVDYTYDSAPAPDRERSDTTYIFGLGYEFAL; encoded by the coding sequence ATGTTGGAAGCCAGTAAAAAATGGATCGTATTGCTTGCCGCCGGTTTCTGGATACTGTCCTGCGAGGGTGCCTCGGCCGATCAGGTGCGCCTCAAGAACGGAGATCAATTGAGCGGACGCTTGATCAGTATGGAAAAGGGCGTGCTTCAACTCGAAACCTCCTACGCAGGCACAATCCAGATCGATGCAAAGGAGATCGTCTGTCTCACTGCTGAAGAAAAGGTAACGGTGTTGTTACAGGACGACCAAGTCCTGATCGGCAAACTGACGTGCCCTGAGAACGAAACCGTAGAGGTTGAGGGGGAACAGGTGACGACCACCCAACCGATGGCCATCACCAGCCTGAAAGCCATCAATCCATCTCCGAAAATCAAGTCCCGCGGGGATATCACCCTGGGCGCCAGCCGCTCGACCGGAAATACGGACACCCTGGAGTCCAATGCCGCCGCCCGTTTCGAGACCCGCGCGGACAGGCAGCGTTTCACCATTGCAGGCAAGTACAATTACGGCGAAACCGACGGCGTCGAGGACAAGCGCAATGCGTTGGGAACCATGAAATACGACTATTTCATGACCGAAAAGATCTATCTTTACGCCAACACCCTTCTCGAAAACGACCGTTTCCAGGATTTGAAGCTGCGCTCCACCCTCGGCACCGGCGTCGGCTACCAGATCTTCGACACCGAAAAAATGGCGCTGTTCGTCGAGGCAGGCCCGTCTTATATCAATAAGGATTTTTATGAAGCCGAGGACGAAAGCGGAGCGGCCGGCCGATGGGCCGTCGGCTTCGACTGGGATATCTTGCCAAACCGGGTCAAATTCTTCCATCGGCATGAAGGATACATCTACGACGCAGACGGCGGAGCCTATTATATCCGCTCCGAACAAGGATTCCGCCTGCCGCTGCTGGATCGCTTCTTTGCCAACTTCGAAGTGGATTACACCTACGACAGCGCCCCGGCGCCGGACAGAGAACGCAGCGACACGACGTACATCTTCGGTCTGGGATACGAATTCGCGCTGTAA
- a CDS encoding DUF401 family protein, whose amino-acid sequence MVDGIPVLVKTILVFFMVLGLSRARLKLSYCLFAGAVVLGLWNGMGPMPLAKSLALNLVRFETVNLVLIVGLILVISRLMKDSGQMERIVDRFGVLTRDPRTVGAVMPALIGLLPMPGGALFSAPMVETAFCEASLSREKKTVVNYWFRHMWEYWWPLYPGVVLAVGLLHVEVWRFMAVMFPMTLITALAGVFFILRPMGMKAPEGKTSRGGKALGAFLWEIMPIIVVVAVIAVMALVTQLPKLWGVDWTLPGGVAILPGLVAALIWVIWLNRIPLKGIWSALTDKDVVPMILLVAAIMLFKGVMTDSQAVVHIRDELVSYRFPLIWVILLMPFLSGLITGIAIGFVGASFPLIIPLFPTASLVEYLSYACLAYSFGYMGMMLSPVHLCFLVTKDYFGASLLRSYRPLVLPVGTVLVFAWLYFTILTKWVAGS is encoded by the coding sequence GTGGTGGACGGCATACCGGTTCTCGTAAAAACCATTCTCGTTTTTTTCATGGTGCTGGGCCTGAGCAGAGCGCGGCTGAAGCTGAGCTACTGCCTCTTTGCGGGCGCCGTCGTCCTCGGGCTCTGGAACGGCATGGGGCCGATGCCTCTCGCGAAAAGCCTGGCCCTCAATCTCGTCCGGTTCGAGACGGTCAACCTGGTCCTGATCGTGGGTTTGATCCTGGTGATCAGCCGCCTCATGAAAGACAGCGGGCAAATGGAGCGCATCGTCGATCGGTTCGGTGTTCTGACGCGTGACCCGCGGACGGTGGGGGCGGTCATGCCGGCCCTGATCGGACTGCTGCCGATGCCCGGCGGCGCCCTCTTTTCAGCGCCGATGGTGGAGACCGCCTTCTGTGAGGCCTCGCTTTCCCGGGAGAAAAAGACGGTCGTCAACTACTGGTTCCGGCACATGTGGGAATACTGGTGGCCCCTTTATCCCGGGGTGGTACTGGCCGTGGGGCTTTTGCACGTGGAGGTCTGGCGGTTTATGGCCGTCATGTTTCCAATGACGCTCATCACGGCCCTGGCCGGGGTCTTCTTCATCCTTCGCCCCATGGGGATGAAGGCCCCTGAGGGAAAGACGAGCCGGGGCGGCAAGGCTCTTGGGGCGTTCCTCTGGGAGATCATGCCGATTATCGTGGTGGTGGCGGTGATCGCCGTCATGGCGCTGGTTACCCAGCTGCCGAAGCTCTGGGGCGTCGACTGGACGCTTCCCGGAGGGGTGGCGATCCTGCCCGGCCTGGTGGCGGCCCTGATCTGGGTGATCTGGCTGAACCGGATTCCACTGAAAGGAATCTGGTCCGCACTCACGGATAAGGACGTGGTGCCGATGATCCTGCTCGTGGCGGCCATCATGCTCTTCAAAGGGGTGATGACCGACAGCCAGGCGGTTGTCCACATCAGGGACGAACTGGTTTCCTACCGCTTTCCCCTGATCTGGGTCATCCTTCTGATGCCCTTTCTCTCGGGGCTGATCACCGGAATCGCGATCGGGTTCGTGGGGGCTTCTTTTCCGCTGATCATCCCGCTTTTCCCGACCGCTTCCCTCGTTGAATATCTTTCCTATGCCTGCCTGGCTTATTCGTTCGGTTATATGGGGATGATGCTCTCCCCGGTGCACCTGTGTTTCCTGGTGACCAAGGACTACTTCGGGGCCAGCCTGCTCCGGAGTTATCGACCGCTGGTCCTGCCCGTCGGCACCGTGCTGGTGTTTGCGTGGCTTTACTTCACGATACTGACGAAGTGGGTCGCCGGCTCTTAG
- a CDS encoding glutaredoxin family protein, which translates to MEQLPIRIYTLSTCSHCKATKRFLGECGVQYDFTDVDLLEGEERAQILEEVRRFNPNCSFPTIIIGDKVIVGHKEDEIKAALGL; encoded by the coding sequence ATGGAACAATTGCCGATCCGGATTTACACGCTCAGCACCTGCAGCCACTGTAAAGCGACCAAGCGGTTTCTGGGGGAGTGCGGTGTGCAGTACGACTTCACGGACGTCGATCTGCTCGAAGGGGAAGAGCGGGCCCAGATCCTCGAAGAGGTGCGCCGGTTCAACCCGAACTGCTCCTTTCCGACGATCATCATCGGAGACAAGGTGATCGTAGGGCACAAGGAGGATGAGATCAAGGCGGCGCTCGGTCTGTAG